The Candidatus Neomarinimicrobiota bacterium genome contains the following window.
GGGCTTAATAGAAAACTTATAAAAGTCAGGCTAATTTTACCAGTGAAATTATATTGTAGGCATGCAAGGTGTGTTTATTGTCGGAGTGCATCAACTGTGTTGATGCTGCATTGACACAGTCAATGCACTCCATATTCATCACCCGCCAGACCTAAGTCCTGTCCGGCTTTGCCGTCCAGATGGGCGGGCTGGAATCGGACGGGTCCTAACCGCTTCCGTACAATCGATTCTGATATATATATTCTATTACCTTACCATCAAGATATTCCGTCAAATCCGCTCCCTCAGCGATTCTCTCCCTCAATTCCCGTGAGGATATATCAATAAGCTCGTTTTCAAATAATTCAACCCTCTCAACGTAGCCCTGATCGAACTCATCAGTCTCAACGCCGATTCTCCTCAGAACACAGACCGAGCTTTCCTTCAGAAGAGCTTCAGGATTTTTCCACTCATCGAACCTTTTGAAACTGTCCGCTCCAACAATGAGAAAAATCTCTTTCGAGCTCAGCCGGTACTTTTTCTTAAAATGCCGGATAGTGTCGATAGTGTATGAATTTCCCCCTCTTTCTCCTTCGACGCCGCTGATCTCGAACCGGGAATGCTCCTGCACCGCTATTTCGGTCATCCCGAAGCGATATTCAAACGACGTCGATGCAGATTTATCCTGATATGGAGCGTGAAAGGCGGGTACAAAAATAATCTTGTCGAGATTTTTCTGGCTAAGCGCAAACAGGGAGGGTTTCGTATGACCCAGGTGAGGAGGATCGAACGTTCCTCCTAAGATTCCTAAGCGCATATTCTTGCGATTCGATCCGGGCTAAACCGCTAAGCGGCTAACGGTCACCCACAAGAGCCTGATCGCCGGGGTTTTCCGCTTTTGATTTAACCTTCTTAAGGGCTTCCCTCGCTTTTTCCACCGTTTCCTGATGATCGTCGCGGTTTAGGATGTCAACGATAGTTGAAAGCGCAGCGTTCCAATCTTTGAGCTTCATCTCACATTCGGCGATTCGCCATCTCGCCTTAGGAGCAAACTCACTGTCATAATACTGTTCGAGCAGCTGACGCATATAAATGATCGAAGCTTTGCACTCTCCTAACTTTTGATACTGCTTACCTGCGTCAAACATTTTCTTCGCGAGTTTGAATCTCAAATCATCGAGCCTCCCTTCTGCTTTGACTTTCAATTCACTCAGCGGCCAGTCTTCGATAAACTCCTGATATGCCCTCAGAGCTTTCAGCGTGTTCTCCTGATCATGGTGTGATTTTGGAGACAAAATATCGAAAGCGAGCGCCTTTTTATATTCTCCCTTCTCAACTAACGGACTCTCGGGATGAATGCGCATCAGCCGTTCGTATTCCGAAATCGCTATGATATATTCTTTGAGTTCAAAGTGGGATTCAGCCAAGTAAAACTGAGCATCGTCTCCAAACTCATTTCCGGGGGCATTGAACG
Protein-coding sequences here:
- the nadD gene encoding nicotinate (nicotinamide) nucleotide adenylyltransferase, which produces MRLGILGGTFDPPHLGHTKPSLFALSQKNLDKIIFVPAFHAPYQDKSASTSFEYRFGMTEIAVQEHSRFEISGVEGERGGNSYTIDTIRHFKKKYRLSSKEIFLIVGADSFKRFDEWKNPEALLKESSVCVLRRIGVETDEFDQGYVERVELFENELIDISSRELRERIAEGADLTEYLDGKVIEYIYQNRLYGSG
- the bamD gene encoding outer membrane protein assembly factor BamD — translated: MKVYPRISTALLSVFLLNCGGNDTDELEPVDVRFERGEEYFNDRKFEKAIAEFKFVTFNAPGNEFGDDAQFYLAESHFELKEYIIAISEYERLMRIHPESPLVEKGEYKKALAFDILSPKSHHDQENTLKALRAYQEFIEDWPLSELKVKAEGRLDDLRFKLAKKMFDAGKQYQKLGECKASIIYMRQLLEQYYDSEFAPKARWRIAECEMKLKDWNAALSTIVDILNRDDHQETVEKAREALKKVKSKAENPGDQALVGDR